The following proteins are encoded in a genomic region of Ornithinibacillus sp. 4-3:
- the pyrE gene encoding orotate phosphoribosyltransferase: MGLNIEVAKRLLDIKAVQIRPNDYFTWTSGIKSPIYCDNRLTMSYPEVRNKIVDAFVEKVENLEQRPDVIAGCATAGIPHAAWLASRLDLPMTYVRSSAKGHGKGNQIEGEIKPGQKVVVIEDLISTGGSVLTSVKALVEAGAEVVGVLAIFTYGLEKAKQQFADAELSFETITNYDELLQLLESEGKITSEEKAELENWRNTL; this comes from the coding sequence ATGGGATTAAATATTGAAGTTGCTAAACGTTTATTAGATATTAAAGCAGTACAAATTAGACCAAATGATTATTTCACATGGACTTCTGGAATTAAATCACCAATTTATTGTGATAATCGTCTAACAATGTCTTATCCAGAAGTACGTAATAAAATTGTAGATGCATTTGTTGAGAAGGTTGAAAATTTAGAGCAACGTCCAGATGTTATTGCAGGATGTGCAACAGCAGGTATTCCACATGCTGCATGGCTAGCTAGTCGCCTTGATTTACCAATGACATATGTTCGTTCTTCGGCAAAAGGTCATGGAAAAGGCAACCAAATTGAAGGTGAAATTAAGCCAGGACAAAAAGTAGTTGTTATTGAGGATTTAATTTCTACAGGTGGCTCTGTATTAACTTCTGTTAAAGCATTAGTTGAAGCAGGAGCAGAGGTAGTTGGTGTTTTAGCTATTTTTACATATGGCTTAGAGAAAGCGAAGCAACAATTTGCTGATGCAGAGCTTTCTTTTGAAACAATTACAAATTATGATGAATTATTACAGCTCTTAGAATCAGAAGGTAAAATTACTTCGGAGGAGAAAGCTGAATTAGAAAACTGGCGTAATACGCTTTAA
- a CDS encoding LysR family transcriptional regulator — MRIEDYELLIQLNEIGTIRGTAKVILVSQPAVSQRLKMIEDYFGMPIFIRTPKRLIPTPTGELILAHAKQVVEKEKNLLNTLAEANEEVRGTLSIACSSLISQRFLPAILATYTKQFPNVSIDLVTGISEDIKRNHKNFHVCIIRGEKLKDSTCTRLFEDPLYIFDTEDFSSNDLKERPLISFKSDDSMHELVENWLQFQHHIKPQKAIRVDQIETCKQFMKQGIGMAVLPKSVSESLMEHYPHLPLKVNGQLVTRDTWLCYQEGITGLPQVAEFIKAVLANEFLDD, encoded by the coding sequence ATGAGAATTGAGGATTATGAGTTGCTTATTCAGTTAAATGAAATAGGGACCATTCGTGGAACAGCAAAAGTAATACTAGTTTCTCAGCCAGCAGTATCACAACGCCTGAAAATGATTGAGGATTATTTTGGGATGCCTATTTTTATTCGTACGCCTAAACGATTAATTCCTACTCCAACAGGTGAACTTATTTTAGCGCATGCGAAGCAAGTTGTTGAAAAGGAGAAAAATTTATTAAATACACTTGCAGAAGCAAATGAGGAAGTGCGTGGAACTTTATCCATTGCTTGTTCATCTTTAATTAGTCAGAGATTCTTACCTGCAATACTTGCAACATATACGAAGCAATTTCCAAATGTATCCATTGATTTAGTTACAGGAATAAGTGAAGATATCAAACGCAATCATAAGAATTTTCATGTATGTATTATTCGTGGAGAAAAACTAAAGGATAGTACATGCACACGTCTCTTTGAAGACCCATTATATATTTTCGATACAGAGGATTTTTCTTCTAATGATCTAAAGGAACGTCCATTAATTTCGTTTAAAAGTGATGATAGTATGCATGAGCTGGTTGAAAACTGGTTGCAGTTTCAACATCATATTAAACCACAAAAAGCGATTCGGGTAGACCAAATAGAAACATGTAAGCAATTTATGAAACAAGGGATAGGAATGGCAGTGTTGCCTAAAAGTGTATCAGAGTCTTTAATGGAGCACTATCCCCATTTGCCATTAAAGGTAAATGGACAGCTAGTAACAAGAGATACTTGGTTGTGCTATCAGGAAGGAATTACTGGTTTGCCTCAAGTGGCCGAATTTATAAAAGCAGTATTAGCGAATGAATTTCTTGATGATTAA